The genomic DNA TTTATTTCCTAATTCTCTCGAAAACAATTCTTCAAAATGCTTGACATCGGAAACAGAAAATGAGAAAACAGATGAATGTGTAAGTCCAAATAGTTCCACTGAGAAAATGATAAGCATCATAAATGACGaatctaaagaaaatttattaagtGAAGACcaaaatgaatatgaaaacaCCAGCGAATTCGAACAATCACCGGACACCACCGACATGGAGGAGGATTCTCTGATGGAGTCTAAGAAAGCACGGAATAAATCTGAAAACCAAGGCGACGAGACTCCGAAGTCTGTCGACAAAGAAGTTGCCGAACTGTATAGCAAACTCTACGAAAGTATGGATTTTCAGATGCACTTTCCCTGTGATAACGAAAAAAGACGATTTGGCCACCTGACTCCATTGACTGAGGAGTCTGTCGTTAAAAAAGACAGCTCACAAGACGTAACACCGAATAACGGACCGAGTTCAAATGACGAGGACGTGTTATTTACTAATAACGCAGGCATCAAAGTTAAATTATTCCCAAAATCGGAAAGCAATAAAGAGGCCTTTAAATTGCCTCCAATTCAGGGTAATACTGTTTGCACTGACACGGGGAACTTAAACTTCTTGTTTACTCTGAATGCTAGCAAGTCTATAAGGTCTGGGAATTTGCCCTGCGTTGTTGAAGATCGAAGAGAAAGGAGTATTGATCGATGGGATATGGGAAGTAAGGATCTGGCAGCGGGAGAGAGTCCACTTATTAGTTGCAGGAGCGGTAAGTGTCAATATTCCGCAAGAAGTACAATCTTGTAGGCAACGATCACGAAGTTGTTACAACAGTCCTTTATAGATCTTTCCTACTGAATTTCTATTATTACCTTCTTAATCTAAAATGTAATAAGAGAAGTCTAACTTCTAGAGTCTGAAAGGATAACGCATGCGACCATTCAGCTGCCTCCCATCCACGTAGAGGGTACAATCTCGTCCAACGCCACAAAATCCGAGGTCCAATCCAAGTCGGAATCAACCTCGGACACACCAGGCCCCATTAGCATTAAGGAGAAAATCAAAGAACTGAAGATGAGCCACAGACCAAGGAATTTTAGTCATTCTAAATACAGTATTGGGTAAGTAAAATTAGGGTTCTATATACTAGTACCTTTGATTCTAGATCTAGGTCTAATTAATACCAAAACACatgttaaaatagttttaccGTGCAATTCATAAATGCTAGGAACAAAGCAGCAGTTATTCGATTTCTTATGCCTCCATAATTCAAGAAGAACAAATCCGGAAAATTTGCGATATTACCTTTTATTTAAGCACGTACGTTTATTAATACTATATCTCGCTGCAGTGGTTGTGAAAGTAGAAGTGGTTCTCCGAGCACCGTGGCTCCGGATGACAACAGGTTGGTGGACGCGGCGGAGCGCGGCTGCGAACTACTCTGCATTGAGCTGCTCAAGAGACTGCGATCACATTCTTGGTAGGGGACCTttcttattttcgttttaaagaACTTTCTTTGAAAACCTGTTACTGCTGGATTTCTAGGAAATTGGAAATAAGCTGATTGATACAAGCCAACGTTCAAATAATCGTCGATGTAATTTAAAGGGTTTTCGAAAAGAAATTACGACTCCTGCTCCCAGAGTTTTAATTCTTTTGTCGCAGGGGTATTCGCAAACATTCTAGTCTCATGCACGAAGACACTCATACTCCCTATTCTTCAAAAGGATCGAATGCGCGACTCGCCGCGCTCAGTGGTTTTAGCGTGGTGAGCTTAACCAACCACTCAGCGTGTagttatttttaggttttaaatattttcattgaataGTTCTTGCGcctacaaaattattacaagcCAATCTAACAACATACGACCTGCTTAaagatttctttaattttcctttttgtatatagttttaaaaatatttaatactttattgaCAGGTTTGAGATAGCGGACGCTCTAGAAGACATACCTCGAGTGTTGGAAAAGTTCTGGGGAGTTATAGCTGAACATCGAATTGCCGATTTAATAAGACAGGTGACTAATGACTTACTTTATTCATAAATCTATAACTAACCTCCACCATTTGCTTCCCTTTTCTTTTAACCAATCTAATAATGAATTGAGGGAATACCACTAAACACCTAAAGTGACGTTGAGGTGGAAGCAAGGCGACGCATCATAATATGAAAAGTGGGCTTTCTGTTTCACAGATCCTTATTtaactgagcctaactcagttgtcaatctTTTTTCTGTGCTACAACTAGCCATTTCTTCGCTTGcaatggagggaagtggaacattttttgcaactcctcctttttactatttctgtttaatttcgttgtgggttccaaggcagttagaTGTTTACCCCTgagacacaccgaacttaagtgtttcggtgtttcgttggtttcattgtagatcctggcttacaagAGCTGCAATGACGGGCACGTGCGGCGGGATaagtcccattaaaaaaaaatatccttattATAGAACTTTATCATTGTAGATGCCTGTTAACAACGTTATAGCTATATTCTTATTCTGTAAAGGTGACGGCTCAAGTGGAGTCTCCGAGGACGCAAGTGGCTCGCGCCGCCTGCAACACGCTCGCCACTATACTGAAGAATACTAACTATACTAAGAAACCGGTATGTTTTCcttcatacatttttacattatagGCGGTAGACAATCCTGGGTGGGAGAAATTAGAAAGTGCAGAAATTAGCTCTGCATCATGCCGGACTCTATAGTGGAACGATAAAGAGTTGTCATAAATGTCCACCTGCGGTTTTTGATGCAATCTGTAAACTTTTAATTGTCttgtcaatttttaattaaatgaataatccATGGAGTTTTTTGCCGTTTCTTGCCATACGAAAGACATTTCGGTATCGCACTACTACAGCCACTAGTTCTGCAACCTAGTATTTAATCCTACtaggaataaaaacattttgatatagATTTTAGTTGATAGTTTAcctgaaaaatagattttttgttcCAATTCGTTTTATCATGTTAATGGCAATGGCCCTAATTTGCTGACAGCGTTCATCAGATCATTTACAAGGATAAATATCAAATTCCCTTTCCTATTCCATTTCCCAACGTATCCAGGACTTCTACGAGGCGGTGACGATCCTCCTCATCAAGACGGGCAGCTTCAGCCGGCCGGTGCGGCGCGCCGCCAACGTCGCGCTCGACGACATCGTGTGCGGCATCGACCTCAGCCACTCCGTCACCGCGCTGTGTATACATGGAGCCACGTGAGTACTATCTGCCGCTTTAGCACTAACTTTTCAGAGAAAAGAAATAAGAATGTTACAGTTAACACTGGATTATTAAAGGTGTGTCTATGTCTAAATTCAtggttgtaattgttttaagcaaatatttgtatgccacGGGAGGCGAAACAGAGTtagacttttttattattatgaagagctgtatgttatatttattctgACTCTGATTATGATTAGTCGACTATGTCGTAGAATATGAGAGTAGGTAGTGTTTGGTCTTCTAGACAAAGTTATTGACGGTATTCCTCAATACCGggtaaatttgaatgaaaaacacCAGTAGAAATGGGTAGAATCAACAAGAGGACTTTGCCCTGTAGTGGCACAATAATGGCTAAAAATGCTGAAATGCCTTTACAAAAAAgactaaaattcaatattttttgtgatttgtggTACCTATAGTCACAAGAGCGCCCTGGTGCGGTGTGCGGCGGCGCGGCTGCTGGTGGTGTGCTGCGCgctgggcggcggcgggcgcgacctgctgcgcgcgcgcccgcccacCGCCGCCTGCGCACGCAAGCACGCGCTGCGCTCACTCGCCGCGCTACTCGACGACAAGAGCACCGACGCCAGGTACGGTGAGGATGTCATACTAATAGCATTtttcttaacttaaaaaatatatatataaaactagtCCGTCATGGCAGAGGCTCCTACCTGCGCAATTACTTTCCAGACGGAAAATTAGTGGGAAAACTAATTCGTCAATTTAAGCCGCTCAGAGTTCGCCACAGCTTTTGCTGCACCTTTCCCgatgacatatttttatattcacagAAAATACGCAGAACGTCTATACTCAATGCTGCGTCCACTGTCCAACTTCGAGGCTTACTACCTGACGGACGTGGACGTCGAGATAGCTTCTAGACAGATGAAGAAGTACGACCAGCTGCTGCTGTGCGGGCCGCCCGAGGCCAGGTGACGTCACGGCGGGGCGCCGCCGCGGCCAGGCCTCGCTACTGTGCAGTCCCGTGTCCCCCAACATGTGGCTCGTACCAGGGACCCTCGTGTCAACTATTCGCTCAGCTTACTACTGTATCGAACACTACTAAGCGTATACCCAGCTGTGCAGTGCAGCAGTGATGCTCCCCTCAAATCAACTGaactaattttgtattttgtatccTATTTTAAGTCCTCGTGTTATctgattgtttaattatatcGTAAAATCTAGAGTATCGTACTACATAAAACGATGTTACGTGAACGTATTTCGAATCTTTTAGTGCTTTTCTGattgactaaataaaaataattatataaaaatactacatcatataaacacaaaaatatagaatattgtatttttctaaaatgtatgtttttggaCACCATAAGACTAATTGGGATATCTTGGAAATTATCTCTGTTTGTTAAGTCCATGATAATCTTTTAGTATGactttgtaaaagtttttagtattaaaattatgttaattgtagGCGTTTCTGTCGAACACCAATGACTATGGCCCGTCATATCGTACCGTATTTATCATGCTATATTTTGTAACTGAATGTGTACAATATCTTAGTCCCAGCCGGTCTCATAGTGACCAGATAGCGGCAACACTTATGTATCTGGTATCTCTAACTGttgtacggtcagcaacaaaactcattattcaaattcacatctaatttaataataccagTTTGAAGGTTTCCCCCAGGCCTCTTCATATATAatgtttgagtattgatcaccacactagctAGCTCACTGTGGCTTTCGTAGATTTCATGTGTCAATAACTGGAATCGGAAATCCTCAAGATTATTTTTCTTCGCCATTTGTCCGATTCACAAACACCATCATTGCTTAGTGACCTCTACAATATTGGAGCAAGTTTTCACTTCATCTCCGGGTTAGAAATTATAACCCGAAGACTAACATTTCCCTGAGTTAAGTGTGTCTATGTATAAGTCTTAAAAATATGGAAGAATTATTACTTTTGTGCTGACTgtactacaaaaataacaacaaaaaattgttttcgttaAGAAAGTCGATTAATGTtcatagttttgtaaatatattgtatttacaCTATATATGTGCCcgttttttgtaaacattttaatctgCGTCGGTTATTGAGTAGTTTTTTCATGATGAGTTTGTACGCCACGGTTGTAAAATAAGTATGACATACAGATTTGTAGTAAAGCTTGTAGATATTCcctgctttttatttttatgagttgTGACGTCATATACGTCAGTTTATCATTTAGTATCTCTATTTTACAAAGAGAATTGATGAAGAAACGCTTTTGACAGAATACTGAGTCGGTAACTGCACCTGTTTGGAATTCttcataaatgaaatataaaaacagccTTCAATTGTAACTGATGTGCCAATGTGTGCGTGATTTGGTTATACGAACTCTTAATTGAAGGTTTTAAATTAGTCACAAAGTATTTCCCGTCATGGTAATTAACCTGCCACAAACTTTAATAAagcaaatcttaaaaaatatatcataaaaagcTCCTTGCAGTATTCTTTTAGAAATAATGATCGAGTGGCTCTACCATTTCTCTGTCTCATCTGTTGCATATGTTGTACTCTCTATAAGAAAAGGAACCAAGAGGCCTTCCACTACCTTTAAACCACATTGCAAAGCGttgttttgaaaaaagtaaacaattttagtGTAACTCTCCAAGCATATCAAATTAATGAACGGcagtctttatttaatttaatggtcTGGCGTATTTTGATAGCCCACTGCGTCTCACATCTGGGCAACAGGCTCCCCCAAGTCCTTCCTCCAGGGCTACATGCAAACAGCAAACGCGGTTTGCATTTTGATCTTGCTGTTACCGCTTCCTATGCCGCCCACGACTTCTCTGTCCGTTCTCTAGCTCCCGTTGTTTGATGTAAAGTTCTTATTTTTGCTTGTAATCGCGTCTTACTTTAAACTCAAGTCTTGGACAAAAACACCCGAAGATTAAATAACACCTCTGTTTAAGTATCTAAACTGAATATACTGTCATAGTAAAACTATATTGTGCACGAGATAACTACTGGCTACCAAAGTTCGCCAAGCTAAATATAAACAAGGCTAAGTGTTTAACCCTCGGTATCGGAGGGTTAATCTGGGGGTTGATTTGATTAAAGCACCTGATCGTGGTtaccaaaatactttaatccgaatattacataaaatgataccaaaaaaaataaaaatcctcgACTCTCTTATAGTATACACGGAAAattttaacaccgccattcagaaaagcGGTCTCAAAGCACAGTGACATCTTGTGGAAAATGGTGGAACAAACTGAACcttacttttgatattttgacacatTTGCGGTTAAACATtccgcccaccaaggacattTTGTGAAACATTATGTCCTTCCACAGTTAAACAAACCAAAAATTCCTTACAAtactaaacacaaaacaaccttacaataataaattctacAAACCAATGATACAATTCTAACAACTATGCTTAACTTatcctaatttaaaataatctcagGTAATAGGCAGGACACACAGCTTGGATGTTGGCCTTTTGAGCATAGAACCCTTACTGCGAATTGTAACTACTCGTGTAAGATTGTCTAACCCCGGATGCTAAATCTGCTTTTCACTGTGCCTCAAGTGTAACCATCGAGGAACTGTAAAATTCAGCTGATGTCGGTAAgtaaaccattatttatttgtttcatatgAAACTTCCTCATCCCATCCAATTCCAGAAACTcacgattttttccttttttacagTTTCTTGCAGCGCTGGTAGCTGAACAGAATATTGGAAGGTGTCACAGGTTCGGTTCCAGGTAAGTaccaattttttaaatatttcatcttgttttatgtttattacccTTTCCGCTTCATCTTTCCCCTTGAACGAGTATTTTTTCCCGATCATTTTCTCCAGTAATTCACTGCTGCTGCTTAACCCTTTTTGTTCAGTGAATCCTGCCTTTGCTATTAACTCGTTCATTTGATTATAGATTTTCATACCTTCTTTTGTAGTGTCACAACCAGTCATTAGATCATTCACATAATCATCTTTAAGAACTCTTTCAGCTGCGAGTGGATATTTGACTCCATCATCGTACGCCACTTGCAGCATCGATCGCACTGCCAACAACGGGTGCGTTCTCCAATCAATCAACAGATTTCGCAAATCTGGTTGCAGCCTAGGTCCAATCATTAGGTCGTCGTTGAGAGCTACTCCATTCTTTCCCTTGCAGGAAGCATCAAAAACAACCCGAACCTTGGTTGTGTCTTTGTCATTACGTGCAACCGCGTGGTGAGGTAAGTACACAGCATGCTCATTTTGCTCGTCTGATTTAGATAGTTCCCTCATGTGTCCCAGTTGCAAACTCTCCTTCATAACTTCTGCGCATTTTCCCTTGTTAGTAGATGTAGCCATAAATGTTTCTTCACATCTAGCCTCTTCTTCGGTGAGTCTCTGTTTCCTGATGCGATTTGGTTCCTTGTCTATTTCCCAGAACTTTTTCAGGATTTCGTCATTCCCGAGTTGCGCGTGCATCACGGTAATATTTGATGTTTGCTGAGAAGCAGAGGCTACTGTACCCGATAAAATCCATCCCAATGAAGTAGCCTGAGCTATTGTGCTACCATCAGGTGCTCTTTTAAACCCATTCTGCAAAACCTGACTGTAAATTTCTGCCCCTAACAACATATCGACTTTATCTGGTTTGTTATATCTAGGATCCGCTAGTTCCATATCACTAACTTGAGTCCAATCTAAATATGATATTTCTCCACCCGGTAGCAAAGACGTTATAGATTTGAGAACATATGCTTTGACTACAAGTTCAAATGATGAATTAATCCTAGATTGAATTTTGATCTCAACAACcgaatttaaagttaatttgttaTGACCACCTATGCCAGTAATCGAACCCTCAACTGCTTGTTTATGTAACCCTAAACTCTGCACAGTACGCTCCGTAACGAAAGACGCTTGTGAGCCTTGATCCAACAGCGCTCTGATAGTAGACATATTTCCGTTTTTGCAAACAACTCTCACTAACGCAGTGGCTAACAGAACTTGACTACGCACGCCACCTTTTGAGAAACAAGCTACGACATCATTTTGAGATTCCTCTTCGACTGTGGCAGAATGTGCTTGCGTTGATGAATCTCCCTTATCGCCAGCAGACTCCCACTCACCTTTAAGGTGCAACAAAGAGTGATGTCTTCGCTTACAGATTTGACACGAGGCTGTACATTTACAAAATCTAGCAGAGTGGTGGTATcccaaacaattaaaacataaattgtgaTCTTGAACAAACGTACGCCGACTATCCACATCCTTATTAACAAATTGCttacaatttcttattttatgctCAGTGCTGTTGCAAACCGGACATGCATTGGCTGTATTGGCCGCTGTGTGAAATACCCTTTCcttagtaacaatatttttacttgactTATTACCTAAAAACTCAAGAGCCCTATAACGGCCAGTTAAAAAATCTTTGAGCTGTCCAAATGTAGGCAGCTCGTCTGAATCTATATTGCTTGTCACTTTTAGTTCCCAATCCTTTCTGCTCTCAGGATctagttttaatgttattatgtgTATTATGATAATATCCCAGGAAGTAACATCAATACCCAAATTCACTAACGCATTTAAACAATCTGATGTTGTATCCATT from Trichoplusia ni isolate ovarian cell line Hi5 chromosome 4, tn1, whole genome shotgun sequence includes the following:
- the LOC113493224 gene encoding uncharacterized protein LOC113493224: MSTIRALLDQGSQASFVTERTVQSLGLHKQAVEGSITGIGGHNKLTLNSVVEIKIQSRINSSFELVVKAYVLKSITSLLPGGEISYLDWTQVSDMELADPRYNKPDKVDMLLGAEIYSQVLQNGFKRAPDGSTIAQATSLGWILSGTVASASQQTSNITVMHAQLGNDEILKKFWEIDKEPNRIRKQRLTEEEARCEETFMATSTNKGKCAEVMKESLQLGHMRELSKSDEQNEHAVYLPHHAVARNDKDTTKVRVVFDASCKGKNGVALNDDLMIGPRLQPDLRNLLIDWRTHPLLAVRSMLQVAYDDGVKYPLAAERVLKDDYVNDLMTGCDTTKEGMKIYNQMNELIAKAGFTEQKGLSSSSELLEKMIGKKYSFKGKDEAERLPALQETVKKEKIVSFWNWMG
- the LOC113493402 gene encoding uncharacterized protein LOC113493402, with product MDDDIEDVVGEVKLSESQKSVAMSNGYSMDFTDSSSEKPNSSGKETYVLEWDSEDSESSVLQNNVSIINIKDRPVKPVLISRDAQCEVTKKFSKASSTGLSKCSIIAQEIFTQTSKTIIELAESEGAVRKSNNSKSLETQTSFISITENKTVEYRIEVSGENQHARPNGMVTDSGDNHCQGITRNLFPNSLENNSSKCLTSETENEKTDECVSPNSSTEKMISIINDESKENLLSEDQNEYENTSEFEQSPDTTDMEEDSLMESKKARNKSENQGDETPKSVDKEVAELYSKLYESMDFQMHFPCDNEKRRFGHLTPLTEESVVKKDSSQDVTPNNGPSSNDEDVLFTNNAGIKVKLFPKSESNKEAFKLPPIQGNTVCTDTGNLNFLFTLNASKSIRSGNLPCVVEDRRERSIDRWDMGSKDLAAGESPLISCRSESERITHATIQLPPIHVEGTISSNATKSEVQSKSESTSDTPGPISIKEKIKELKMSHRPRNFSHSKYSIGGCESRSGSPSTVAPDDNRLVDAAERGCELLCIELLKRLRSHSWFEIADALEDIPRVLEKFWGVIAEHRIADLIRQVTAQVESPRTQVARAACNTLATILKNTNYTKKPDFYEAVTILLIKTGSFSRPVRRAANVALDDIVCGIDLSHSVTALCIHGATHKSALVRCAAARLLVVCCALGGGGRDLLRARPPTAACARKHALRSLAALLDDKSTDARKYAERLYSMLRPLSNFEAYYLTDVDVEIASRQMKKYDQLLLCGPPEAR